In a genomic window of Candidatus Hydrogenedentota bacterium:
- a CDS encoding ImmA/IrrE family metallo-endopeptidase encodes MEQNRVNIAARMLRWARERSGRPDTYFAEHFPKFDAWERGETLPTLKQVEALAKATYTPVGYLFLSAPPEEALPIPDFRTLGDRPMAQPSPHLLETVYACQQRQAWYQEFARVTGEAPRAFVGSVSTADSVESVANAMRTALGFDLEARRSCPTWTDALRRFIEQADELGVLVMCSGVVRNNTHRPLDPEEFRGFALADPLAPLVFINGKDTKAAQMFTLAHELAHIWIGQSALSDAGAYAVPDHAVEAWCNRVAAELLAPLQLVRDEFRRDEELDAEVRRLARRFKVSTLVVLRRVFDAGGITRPEFQEAYSEEIARLRAVMSKSSGGGDFYLTQAARVSKRFARALVVSTLEGHTLYRDAFQMLGVAKVETFNEMGRNVGVYA; translated from the coding sequence ATGGAACAGAATCGAGTCAACATAGCGGCGCGGATGCTTCGCTGGGCGCGTGAGCGCTCGGGAAGGCCGGACACGTATTTCGCCGAGCATTTCCCGAAGTTCGACGCGTGGGAACGCGGCGAGACGCTTCCGACGTTGAAGCAGGTGGAGGCGCTCGCCAAGGCGACCTATACGCCGGTTGGTTATCTGTTTCTGTCTGCCCCGCCGGAGGAGGCATTGCCGATTCCGGATTTCCGGACCTTGGGCGACCGGCCCATGGCGCAGCCCAGCCCACACCTGCTGGAAACGGTGTACGCCTGCCAGCAACGTCAGGCGTGGTACCAGGAATTCGCGCGGGTCACGGGCGAAGCGCCGCGCGCCTTTGTGGGGTCCGTCAGCACCGCCGATTCCGTGGAATCCGTGGCAAACGCCATGCGGACCGCGCTGGGATTTGATCTGGAGGCGCGGCGGTCCTGTCCGACCTGGACGGACGCCTTGCGCCGTTTCATCGAACAGGCGGACGAACTGGGCGTGCTCGTGATGTGCAGCGGCGTAGTCCGCAACAATACGCACCGCCCGCTCGATCCGGAAGAGTTCCGGGGCTTTGCGCTGGCCGATCCGTTGGCGCCGCTGGTCTTTATCAATGGAAAAGACACCAAGGCGGCGCAGATGTTCACGCTTGCGCATGAACTGGCGCACATCTGGATTGGCCAATCCGCTTTGTCGGACGCGGGGGCGTATGCCGTTCCCGATCATGCGGTGGAAGCGTGGTGCAACCGCGTCGCGGCGGAATTGCTCGCGCCCCTGCAATTGGTTCGTGACGAATTCCGCCGGGATGAGGAACTCGACGCCGAGGTCAGGCGCTTGGCGCGCCGTTTCAAGGTGAGCACGCTGGTCGTCCTGCGGCGGGTTTTCGATGCCGGAGGAATCACGCGCCCCGAGTTCCAGGAGGCATATAGCGAGGAGATCGCGCGGCTGCGCGCCGTCATGTCGAAGAGCAGCGGCGGCGGCGATTTCTACCTCACACAGGCGGCCCGGGTCAGCAAACGCTTTGCCCGCGCGCTCGTCGTGAGCACGCTGGAAGGCCACACGCTGTATCGCGACGCGTTTCAAATGCTGGGCGTGGCGAAGGTGGAGACGTTTAACGAGATGGGCCGCAACGTGGGGGTATACGCCTGA
- a CDS encoding DUF4411 family protein gives MAYLLDANVFIQAKNLHYGLDFCPAFWEWLEVENRNGNVFSIEKVGDEIEAGEDELAEWATLHGVEFFLPADAALLTTLGRVSNWVTQQHYDPAAVNTFLQVADYYLVAHALAHGHTVVTHEVPSPSARKVKIPNVCIGLGVRCITPFEMLRIERARFLLERRTGNAQMLLSGATS, from the coding sequence ATGGCTTACCTCCTTGATGCCAACGTATTCATCCAGGCGAAGAATCTGCATTACGGTCTCGATTTCTGTCCGGCGTTTTGGGAATGGCTCGAAGTGGAGAACCGGAACGGCAATGTGTTCAGCATCGAAAAAGTAGGCGACGAGATTGAGGCAGGCGAGGACGAATTGGCCGAATGGGCAACTCTGCACGGCGTGGAATTCTTCTTGCCTGCCGATGCGGCGCTTCTGACAACCCTTGGCCGCGTGAGCAACTGGGTTACCCAGCAGCACTACGATCCCGCTGCCGTAAACACGTTCTTGCAGGTGGCCGATTACTACCTCGTGGCCCATGCGCTGGCGCACGGGCATACGGTGGTAACGCATGAGGTTCCTTCGCCATCAGCGCGCAAGGTGAAGATTCCGAACGTATGCATCGGCCTGGGCGTTCGCTGCATCACTCCTTTCGAGATGCTTCGCATCGAGCGCGCTCGTTTCCTACTCGAACGGCGCACGGGAAACGCACAGATGCTTCTGAGCGGAGCCACTTCATGA
- a CDS encoding DEAD/DEAH box helicase family protein encodes MSQTSEKAFETVIESCLLSHGYVSVPPEGFDRERAIFPETALTFIRETQPREWAKLEALHGAATGEQVLADLCKWMDTNGSLATLRHGFKCYGRTLRVAFFKAAHELNPELEERYAANRVGITRQLRFSPRSEHSLDVALSLNGIPIATAELKNPLTGQTVENALWQYRHDRDPREPIFEFRRRTLVHFAVDTEAVFMTTRLAGTATHFLPFNKGCDGGAGNPPDPNGRTYRTGYLWEEVLQRDSLLDMLARFLHLQVEEKRTDDGRKVKKETMIFPRYHQLQAVRTLVDAARREGVGNNYLIEHSAGSGKSNTIGWVAHRLASLHDAGNHRVFDSVIVITDRVVLDKQLQDTIYQFEHKRGVVQKIDERSRQLAEALENAVPVIITTLQKFPFVSRQLLKMAEERGEDGTGALPTRRCAVIIDEAHSSQGGESATDLKEVLGGEALREAAKRKAAEEGQEHLEKLFRSMAKRGRQANISFFAFTATPKHKTLAVFGRHGTPFHRYTMRQAIKEGFILDVLKNYTSYATYFRLLKACEDDPNVERKKAAKALARFLKLHPHNIAQKTEVMVEHFHAVTRHKIGGRAKAMVVTGSRLEAVRYKQSFDHYIRQRAYPIKTLVAFSGAVQDDKLPDVTYTEAGMNDGIREKELPERFGTAEYQVLLVAEKYQTGFDQPLLHTMYVDKRLAGLQAVQTLSRLNRTHPLKEDTFILDFVNDPEEIREAFKVYYEGAEMGEQVDPARMYQIKGELDASGIYLAEEVQRFCGIYFKPRQRQSPADHEAMNAALDPAVERFQHLQQEDEDEAELWRGKTQAFRNLYGFLSQVIPYQDSDLERLYVFLRHLAAKLPRRATGPGYDFDDEVRLEYYRLQKISEGSISLKDGIAKPLDGPTEVGSGMVREEAVPLSRLIDIVNERFGTDFNQADQLFFDQIVEAAIADEALKQAAAVNPGDKFELVFKNLLETLFVERMDQNEDIFARFMNDKSFQRVVTGWLSTEAYKRLRAAKAMSETQ; translated from the coding sequence ATGAGCCAAACCAGCGAGAAAGCGTTCGAGACGGTCATCGAGTCATGCTTGTTGTCGCATGGCTACGTCAGTGTGCCGCCGGAAGGCTTTGACAGGGAGCGAGCGATATTTCCCGAGACGGCCTTGACATTCATCCGGGAAACGCAGCCAAGGGAATGGGCGAAGCTGGAGGCATTGCACGGGGCGGCCACCGGGGAACAGGTGCTTGCGGACCTGTGCAAGTGGATGGACACGAATGGGTCGTTGGCCACGCTGCGGCACGGGTTCAAGTGCTATGGGCGGACGTTGCGCGTTGCATTTTTTAAAGCCGCGCATGAACTGAACCCGGAGTTGGAGGAACGGTATGCCGCGAACCGGGTTGGGATTACTAGGCAGTTGCGTTTCTCGCCGCGCTCCGAGCACTCCCTCGACGTCGCCCTGAGCTTGAACGGCATTCCAATCGCCACGGCGGAACTGAAGAACCCGCTCACGGGGCAGACCGTAGAAAACGCCCTGTGGCAGTACCGGCATGACCGCGATCCGCGCGAGCCGATTTTCGAGTTTAGGCGGCGGACGCTGGTGCATTTCGCGGTGGACACCGAGGCCGTGTTCATGACCACGCGCTTGGCCGGAACCGCGACGCACTTTTTGCCCTTCAACAAGGGGTGTGATGGCGGCGCGGGTAACCCGCCCGACCCCAACGGCCGCACTTACCGCACGGGATACTTGTGGGAAGAGGTCCTCCAGCGCGACAGCTTGCTGGACATGCTGGCCCGATTTCTTCACCTGCAAGTCGAGGAAAAGCGGACCGACGATGGGCGGAAGGTCAAGAAAGAGACCATGATCTTCCCGCGATACCACCAGCTTCAGGCGGTACGAACACTGGTGGATGCGGCGCGGCGTGAGGGCGTGGGCAACAATTACCTCATAGAGCATTCCGCGGGCAGCGGGAAGAGCAATACTATCGGCTGGGTCGCCCATCGGCTGGCGTCGTTGCATGACGCCGGGAACCATCGCGTATTTGATTCGGTGATAGTCATCACCGACCGGGTCGTCCTGGACAAGCAATTGCAGGACACGATCTACCAGTTTGAGCACAAGAGGGGCGTGGTACAGAAGATTGATGAACGGTCACGCCAACTGGCCGAAGCGCTGGAAAACGCCGTGCCCGTTATCATCACGACGTTGCAGAAGTTTCCGTTTGTTTCACGCCAATTGCTCAAGATGGCCGAGGAACGGGGCGAGGATGGCACGGGCGCGCTGCCGACGCGGCGTTGCGCTGTGATCATCGACGAGGCGCACAGCTCGCAGGGCGGCGAATCCGCGACCGACCTCAAGGAAGTCTTGGGCGGCGAAGCCCTGCGCGAGGCGGCCAAACGCAAGGCCGCTGAAGAGGGACAGGAGCATTTGGAGAAGCTGTTCCGCAGCATGGCCAAGCGCGGGCGTCAGGCCAATATCAGCTTCTTCGCGTTTACGGCAACGCCCAAGCACAAGACCTTGGCCGTGTTCGGGCGACACGGAACCCCCTTCCATCGCTACACGATGCGGCAGGCCATCAAAGAGGGCTTCATCCTTGACGTGCTGAAAAACTACACCTCGTACGCGACCTACTTCAGGCTGCTGAAGGCATGCGAAGATGATCCGAATGTCGAACGCAAGAAGGCGGCCAAGGCGCTGGCGCGGTTTCTTAAACTGCACCCCCACAACATCGCGCAAAAAACCGAAGTCATGGTGGAGCACTTCCATGCCGTGACGCGCCACAAAATCGGCGGCAGGGCAAAGGCGATGGTGGTGACGGGATCGCGCTTGGAAGCGGTGCGCTACAAGCAATCCTTTGACCACTATATCCGGCAGAGAGCCTATCCCATCAAGACGCTGGTGGCCTTTTCCGGAGCCGTCCAGGACGACAAACTGCCCGATGTCACGTATACGGAAGCAGGGATGAATGACGGAATCAGGGAAAAGGAACTTCCGGAGAGGTTCGGCACGGCCGAGTATCAGGTCCTCTTAGTTGCCGAAAAGTACCAGACCGGGTTCGATCAGCCCTTATTGCACACGATGTACGTGGACAAACGCCTTGCAGGACTCCAGGCGGTGCAGACGTTGTCACGGCTGAACCGGACTCATCCGCTAAAGGAAGATACATTCATCCTCGATTTCGTAAACGACCCCGAAGAGATCCGCGAGGCGTTCAAGGTCTATTATGAAGGCGCGGAGATGGGCGAGCAGGTAGACCCGGCGCGAATGTACCAAATCAAGGGAGAACTGGATGCTTCCGGCATCTATCTTGCCGAGGAGGTCCAGCGATTTTGCGGGATATACTTCAAACCCAGGCAGCGCCAAAGCCCCGCCGACCACGAGGCGATGAATGCGGCGCTCGATCCGGCCGTCGAACGGTTCCAGCATCTGCAGCAAGAGGACGAGGATGAGGCGGAACTCTGGCGCGGTAAAACGCAAGCATTCCGGAACCTCTACGGTTTTCTGAGCCAGGTCATTCCGTATCAGGACTCTGACCTTGAACGACTCTATGTGTTCCTCCGGCACCTTGCGGCAAAACTGCCGCGACGCGCCACGGGACCAGGCTATGACTTCGACGACGAAGTACGGCTGGAATACTACCGGCTTCAGAAGATCAGCGAAGGCTCTATCAGTCTCAAGGACGGCATCGCGAAACCGCTGGACGGCCCGACCGAAGTGGGTAGTGGAATGGTGCGTGAAGAGGCGGTCCCCTTGTCGCGCCTGATTGATATTGTCAACGAACGGTTTGGCACCGATTTCAATCAAGCGGATCAGTTATTCTTTGACCAAATCGTCGAGGCCGCGATTGCCGATGAGGCGCTCAAGCAGGCGGCGGCGGTGAACCCCGGCGACAAGTTTGAACTGGTGTTCAAGAACCTGCTCGAAACCCTGTTCGTGGAACGCATGGACCAGAACGAAGACATCTTCGCGCGCTTCATGAACGACAAGTCATTCCAACGCGTGGTTACGGGCTGGCTTTCCACGGAGGCTTACAAACGACTGCGTGCCGCAAAGGCCATGTCCGAGACGCAATGA
- a CDS encoding TolC family protein, with protein sequence MSTVLPALSEETDAAVTDSASTAPVDMRIGVLTLADAIALTLERNPNLAAFSWDIRAAEARQLQARLRPNPELTIEAEDVRLGRGPGTRTVRRTTGWSANGLTTQMDRESESGARGGFSEAQFTVSLSQLIELGGKRAKRMHLAARDRDVVAWDYEVARADILKKVAQGFVEVLVAQQRVALDDELVQLAEQVLQTVSARVNAGRVSPLEATKAETALSVARVQAESSKRGLDSARARLAALWGDKEANFERAEGDLDIVRTIPMLDDLVKRTDKNPDLARWRAELEKRQTAISVERSKAVPDLTVYAGFRSTGMPDSDVRGFGFGSDGLSRSSESSRSDGNWDNSVVLGFSVPLPLFNRNQGSIKEAEHLMAKAGEERRATDVQVHATLTESYQSLSAARTAITSLNESILPAATQTFASINEAYLQGKFGYLDVLDAQRTLFQARQQYLDALATYHQSAAEIERITGDPLWSNEELKSPQKEEK encoded by the coding sequence ATGAGTACGGTTTTGCCGGCCTTGAGCGAAGAAACGGACGCCGCAGTCACCGACTCAGCCTCCACCGCACCGGTGGATATGCGTATCGGCGTTCTAACCTTGGCCGATGCGATTGCCTTGACACTGGAGCGGAATCCGAATCTGGCCGCCTTTTCCTGGGACATCCGTGCCGCGGAAGCCCGGCAGCTTCAAGCCCGGCTTCGTCCGAATCCCGAGTTGACGATTGAGGCCGAAGACGTCCGCTTGGGGCGTGGTCCGGGAACGCGTACCGTACGCCGCACCACTGGTTGGTCCGCCAATGGTCTGACCACGCAGATGGACCGGGAATCCGAAAGCGGGGCTCGAGGCGGATTCTCGGAGGCGCAGTTCACCGTTTCGCTCTCACAACTCATAGAACTGGGCGGCAAGCGCGCCAAACGAATGCATCTGGCCGCCCGCGACCGAGACGTGGTCGCCTGGGACTATGAAGTGGCGCGGGCCGACATACTCAAGAAGGTGGCCCAGGGGTTTGTAGAAGTCCTCGTTGCGCAGCAACGTGTGGCGTTGGACGACGAACTGGTCCAGCTTGCGGAACAAGTCCTGCAGACCGTATCGGCGCGAGTCAATGCGGGACGCGTCTCGCCATTGGAGGCAACGAAGGCCGAGACGGCGCTGTCGGTGGCGCGCGTACAGGCTGAGAGCTCTAAACGCGGGCTCGATTCCGCGCGAGCCCGGCTCGCGGCGCTATGGGGAGACAAAGAGGCAAATTTCGAGCGCGCCGAAGGTGACCTGGATATCGTTCGTACTATTCCCATGTTGGATGACTTGGTCAAGCGAACGGACAAGAACCCCGACTTGGCCCGTTGGCGCGCGGAACTCGAGAAACGGCAGACGGCTATTTCGGTCGAGAGGTCCAAGGCGGTTCCCGACCTTACGGTGTACGCCGGTTTCCGTTCGACGGGCATGCCGGATTCAGATGTTCGCGGATTTGGCTTCGGTTCGGATGGACTCTCCCGCTCAAGTGAAAGCAGCCGCTCAGATGGCAACTGGGACAACTCGGTAGTGTTGGGATTCTCCGTGCCGCTTCCACTTTTCAACCGCAATCAAGGGTCCATCAAGGAGGCCGAGCATTTGATGGCAAAGGCTGGCGAGGAAAGGCGGGCCACGGATGTTCAGGTCCATGCGACCCTCACGGAGTCGTATCAGAGTCTTTCCGCTGCTCGCACGGCCATCACGTCGCTCAACGAGAGCATCCTGCCCGCGGCCACGCAGACGTTTGCATCCATCAATGAAGCCTACCTTCAGGGCAAGTTTGGATATCTAGACGTTCTGGACGCCCAACGAACCCTGTTTCAAGCAAGGCAACAGTATCTGGATGCCTTGGCAACATACCACCAGAGCGCCGCCGAGATTGAGCGTATCACCGGTGATCCCTTGTGGAGCAATGAAGAACTGAAGTCACCCCAAAAAGAGGAGAAGTAA
- a CDS encoding efflux RND transporter periplasmic adaptor subunit: MRYKIGFALLAAVVLVGSMTVWLYEGHVAASAKPHADEIQPVPQAADKAEGGHSAEDGHNHGAQEADKAKEGHSAEDGHNHASPDADKTEDGHSADDGHNHGSKGPMCEEHGVPEAECKLCNKGHGEETDKAEGGHSADDGHGHGEEADIAVLSEEQIKANNVQVVEAGPGEISVQLALPGEVRLNADRVAHVVPRVAGVVRESLATVGDEVKAGQVMAVLESRELATIKAEYLSAKERESLARATFEREKGLWEKKISAEQDYLSAKQAMAEAAISVRSAEQQLHAVGFSEEYLKGIPGQSHISYTRYEITAPFDGSVIEKHITLGESLKDDGPCFTIADLTTVWVNLSVYQKDIPSIRKGQQVLISAGENPSDGVDATVDYMGPIVGEETRTAIARVVLPNETSQWRPGQFVTGFVSTKTTKTVPVVAPKTALQTFEGATCVFVQTDKGFVPAPVTVGSSNDTHVEIVKGLEQGARIVVEGAFVIKAEIAKGIMEGKTCSGH; encoded by the coding sequence ATGCGATACAAGATTGGATTTGCCCTTCTTGCGGCAGTAGTCCTTGTGGGAAGCATGACCGTCTGGTTGTACGAAGGCCACGTCGCTGCTTCAGCGAAACCCCACGCCGATGAAATCCAACCTGTCCCCCAAGCGGCGGATAAAGCCGAAGGAGGTCATTCCGCCGAGGATGGCCACAACCATGGCGCACAGGAGGCCGATAAGGCCAAGGAGGGTCACTCCGCCGAGGACGGCCACAATCATGCTTCACCGGACGCTGACAAAACCGAAGATGGCCACTCCGCAGACGACGGCCACAACCACGGCTCGAAGGGCCCAATGTGTGAGGAGCACGGAGTCCCGGAAGCAGAATGCAAGCTCTGTAACAAGGGCCACGGCGAGGAGACGGACAAGGCCGAAGGGGGCCACTCCGCAGACGATGGCCACGGCCACGGTGAGGAGGCGGATATAGCCGTTCTCTCCGAAGAACAAATCAAGGCCAACAACGTCCAAGTCGTTGAAGCAGGACCGGGAGAGATTTCGGTTCAGTTGGCCTTGCCCGGTGAAGTGAGGCTCAACGCTGATCGCGTTGCGCATGTGGTTCCGCGCGTGGCGGGCGTTGTTCGGGAATCCCTGGCAACTGTTGGCGATGAGGTGAAAGCGGGCCAAGTCATGGCGGTACTGGAGAGTCGTGAACTGGCCACGATTAAGGCCGAATACCTTTCCGCCAAAGAGCGCGAGTCTCTGGCCAGGGCAACCTTCGAGCGAGAAAAAGGCCTTTGGGAAAAGAAGATTTCCGCCGAACAGGACTATCTGTCCGCGAAGCAGGCCATGGCGGAAGCAGCCATTAGCGTGAGGAGCGCCGAACAACAATTGCACGCCGTGGGCTTCTCGGAAGAGTATCTAAAAGGGATTCCGGGCCAATCACACATTTCCTACACCCGGTACGAAATCACCGCGCCATTTGATGGTTCTGTGATTGAGAAGCATATCACGCTCGGTGAATCGCTCAAGGACGACGGACCCTGCTTCACGATAGCGGACTTGACTACCGTTTGGGTAAATCTCAGCGTGTACCAGAAGGATATCCCTTCCATTCGGAAGGGCCAGCAGGTACTCATAAGCGCGGGGGAAAATCCATCCGACGGGGTCGACGCTACCGTTGACTACATGGGTCCGATTGTGGGCGAAGAGACCCGCACTGCCATTGCGCGCGTTGTGCTTCCGAATGAGACGAGCCAATGGCGGCCCGGACAATTCGTGACTGGGTTTGTGTCCACCAAAACGACAAAGACTGTTCCCGTCGTGGCGCCGAAGACCGCCTTGCAGACATTCGAAGGAGCCACGTGTGTCTTCGTCCAAACCGACAAGGGGTTCGTGCCCGCGCCTGTGACCGTGGGAAGCAGTAACGACACGCATGTCGAAATCGTGAAAGGCCTGGAGCAAGGGGCGCGTATCGTGGTGGAGGGCGCCTTCGTCATCAAAGCGGAGATCGCCAAGGGAATCATGGAAGGCAAAACGTGCAGCGGCCACTAG